CAGGCTGTGCACCGTGGCCCCAATTACGCTTACTGCCACATTAGAGGCCTGCGCGGGCAGCAAGCGGATGGTGAGTCCCATCGCGGCCGCACTGAGGGTCGCTCCAGCGAAGCCCATCCAGAACCCGGGACCCATAAAGCCTCCGCCTATGAGTCCGCCCAGGAGGCTTCGCAGCACGCTCACAGCGACGCCGGATCCGAACCCCAGAATTCGCAGGGCAAGCAACGTCGCTACATTAGCAAGGCCTATTCTTGCCCCAGGCAATGGCAACGGTGGGAGCAAGCCCTCGGCCGCATGTAGACCGGCGGCCGCGGC
This sequence is a window from Bacillota bacterium. Protein-coding genes within it:
- a CDS encoding Gx transporter family protein, which encodes MGRVRRRVLVALLVAAAAGLHAAEGLLPPLPLPGARIGLANVATLLALRILGFGSGVAVSVLRSLLGGLIGGGFMGPGFWMGFAGATLSAAAMGLTIRLLPAQASNVAVSVIGATVHSLAQLGVAAILIRHPALLAYLPVLLGASMLTGVFIGLVCDRLSPVLARVMPLWRSPDGN